From a region of the Sesamum indicum cultivar Zhongzhi No. 13 linkage group LG3, S_indicum_v1.0, whole genome shotgun sequence genome:
- the LOC105158102 gene encoding paramyosin-like yields MGEIDTKPIESVQTALSFFGHRNDQQKTSTPTKDDQEIEKERELESLEKELANMKLQLEAKDSAYKQALLKLDHHQKTADELSILLRKSDSQKDYYIGESREANARINELESALEHLARQLAESENVKEQLSHVTSELELTRGQLLNMENELVVLQEAKLELLVQAQATERTLSEERLKTEELLRQASEMKETIVHLKVQAVEVERENADVLSAKDAELESLAKAVSETKEQLESAVKKVMIMHDLENQLMEKSAYIDSLQLQLNVANELRASSEKAASDAVSELNKLKETMDLHEKKNSDQAAYIGLLEMELKKLTAELESAKAEASGLKESVESTKTELEKAIEKENDAQVEIAMLKFELHKGRSKQAAAEAAEARAQSEKTALYNALQQMGLEAEETMRENRVLKELAMKSGDETSTESHKVEETSHENGKEMEDMKKELEAAMTKIGELRTRAEQAISRAEAAEKAKTAMEDHIQRRKERKERRKAAIAALREESFPRDYDSSESVKDDSSSKNYQPLGKVLNMRF; encoded by the exons ATGGGGGAGATTGATACGAAACCAATCGAATCAGTTCAAACTGCACTCTCTTTCTTCGGACACAGAAACGACCAGCAGAAGACTAGCACTCCTACCAAAGATGAT CaagaaatagagaaagaaaggGAACTGGAAAGCCTGGAGAAAGAATTGGCGAACATGAAACTTCAACTGGAGGCAAAGGACTCGGCATACAAGCAAGCCCTTCTCAAGCTAGACCACCATCAGAAAACAGCTGATGAGCTCTCAATCTTGCTAAGGAAGTCCGATTCTCAAAAGGACTACTACATCGGTGAATCCCGAGAAGCCAATGCACGTATAAACGAACTCGAATCCGCCCTTGAGCATTTGGCCCGTCAGCTAGCGGAATCTGAAAACGTTAAAGAGCAGCTCTCGCACGTTACGAGCGAATTAGAATTGACACGGGGCCAGCTGCTGAACATGGAAAACGAGCTCGTTGTTCTGCAAGAGGCGAAATTGGAGTTGTTAGTGCAAGCGCAGGCGACGGAGAGGACCTTGTCTGAGGAGAGACTGAAAACAGAGGAGCTTCTGAGACAGGCTTCAGAGATGAAAGAAACTATTGTGCATTTGAAAGTACAGGCTGTTGAAGTAGAACGAGAAAACGCAGACGTTTTATCAGCGAAGGACGCTGAGCTAGAGTCATTAGCAAAAGCAGTATCCGAAACGAAGGAGCAACTTGAGTCTGCAGTGAAGAAAGTAATGATCATGCATGATTTGGAGAATCAGCTCATGGAAAAATCGGCTTATATCGATTCATTGCAGCTGCAGCTTAATGTAGCGAACGAGCTGCGTGCATCGTCTGAAAAAGCTGCTTCGGATGCTGTATCTGAACTAAACAAGCTGAAAGAAACTATGGACCTGCACGAGAAGAAGAACTCGGATCAGGCAGCTTACATTGGCTTACTGGAGATGGAGCTGAAAAAGTTGACGGCAGAGCTTGAAAGCGCAAAAGCTGAGGCCTCCGGCCTGAAGGAGTCTGTGGAGAGCACGAAAACAGAGCTGGAGAAAGCTATAGAAAAGGAGAATGATGCTCAGGTCGAGATAGCAATGCTGAAGTTTGAGCTGCACAAAGGGAGGTCGAAGCAGGCTGCTGCCGAGGCTGCTGAGGCAAGAGCGCAGAGCGAAAAAACAGCACTATATAATGCACTCCAGCAGATGGGATTAGAAGCAGAGGAAACCATGAGAGAGAACAGAGTGCTGAAGGAATTAGCCATGAAATCAGGAGACGAAACAAGCACAGAATCACACAAAGTTGAGGAGACATCGCATGAAAATGGGAAAGAGATGGAGGACATGAAGAAAGAGCTGGAAGCCGCAATGACAAAGATCGGAGAGCTGAGGACGAGAGCGGAGCAAGCGATCAGCAGGGCTGAGGCAGCTGAGAAGGCGAAAACGGCAATGGAGGATCATATCCAAAGGAGGAAGGAGCGTAAGGAGAGGAGAAAGGCAGCCATAGCTGCTCTCCGGGAGGAATCATTTCCGAGAGATTATGATAGTAGTGAGAGTGTTAAGGATGATTCTTCTTCCAAGAACTATCAGCCTCTTGGTAAAGTACTTAACATGAGATTCTGA
- the LOC105158103 gene encoding probable LRR receptor-like serine/threonine-protein kinase At1g74360 produces MSEDEIDHHSSFRVLWLSFLILVTGRLVIGESLETDREILLQLKSFLQSENPVVVNQGKYINWNSNDLSPCNWPGIFCDNATNRVTGIDLSDCNISGTVFVNLSALTALSYLDLSGNTIGGVIPEDLGRCQNLKFLNLSHNIIDGELNLTALRNLEILDLSLNRIQADIRLTVPEDCSNLVVANISNNNFTGKVGGVFEKCWNLKYLDLSTNNLVGDIWPGFDKIQEVSLSDNGFSGTVPTWIFTQTCSLRALDLSENEFFGEFPAEISNCKDLEVLTLWGNRFTGLIPEEIGSLPNIQELYLGKNNFSREIPESLVGLRNLKFLDLSSNHFGGDIQGIFGRLKQVRFLLLHRNSYTGGIDTSGVLKLPNIARLDLSYNNFSGPLPVEISQMASLKFLVLAYNQFTGSIPPEYGNMTGLQALDLSFNYLNGSIPPSLGNLRSLLWLMLANNSLIGAIPPELGNCNSLLWLNLANNQLSGPIPPQLMRIGANVTPTFMLNRANHMPAGSGECLAMMRWIPADYPPFSFVYKLLTRKSCRSLWEKILKGYGLFSLCLPGTNIRTTQISGYVQLSGNQLSGEIPVGIGDMLNFSMIHLGNNQFTGKLPSDIEKLPLVVLNVSRNMFSGEIPVQIGDLKCLQNLDLSYNNFSGAVPMSLNSLGDLSKFNISYNPYISGVIPPTGQLATFEKWSFLGDPLLRLPPFMNNTTNDMQPKENVRGNNARGMGTFLVVLVLILAFLVCGLMTLIVCLLVKSPIDSPGYLLESSKNHLEFASSSGSSSPWLSNTIKVIRLDKTAFTHSDILKATRSFSDDRIIGRGGSGTVYRGLLPDGREVAVKKLQTEGIEGEREFKAEMEVLSRSGFGWPHPNLVTLYGWCLNGSEKLLVYEYMEGGSLEDLITDRISFNWRRRLEVAIDVARALVFLHHECYPSIVHRDVKASNVLLDKNGKARVTDFGLARVVDAGGSHVSTMVAGTVGYVAPEYGQTWQATTKGDVYSYGVLAMELATGRRAVDGGEECLVEWAKRVMGDGKVGLKRATIPVALLVSGLAEGAEKMSELLRLGIWCTAESPHFRPNMKEVLAMLFRISCGEKGSTVGSFLPSE; encoded by the exons ATGTCAGAAGACGAGATCGATCATCATTCCTCGTTTCGTGTCCTGTGGCTCAGCTTCTTGATCCTAGTTACAG GGAGGCTTGTGATTGGAGAATCACTGGAGACAGACAGGGAAATACTGCTGCAGCTTAAGTCATTTCTGCAGAGTGAAAATCCTGTTGTTGTTAATCAGGGGAAGTACATCAACTGGAACTCGAATGACCTGTCGCCATGCAACTGGCCTGGAATTTTCTGCGACAACGCGACGAATCGTGTGACGGGAATCGATCTTTCAGACTGCAACATATCTGGGACTGTCTTCGTGAACTTGTCGGCTTTGACAGCGTTGTCTTACCTTGACCTGTCGGGGAACACCATTGGAGGAGTTATCCCGGAGGATTTAGGCCGGTGCCAGAACCTGAAATTCTTGAACTTGTCCCACAATATAATTGACGGGGAGCTGAACCTGACAGCGCTCAGGAATTTGGAGATTCTTGATCTGTCCCTGAACAGAATCCAGGCCGATATCCGACTAACTGTGCCTGAAGATTGCAGCAATTTGGTGGTAGCAAATATTTCTAACAACAATTTCACTGGTAAGGTGGGTGGTGTCTTTGAAAAATGCTGGAATCTGAAGTATCTTGATCTCAGCACGAATAATTTGGTGGGAGATATATGGCCTGGATTCGATAAAATACAGGAAGTTTCGTTGTCTGACAATGGATTCTCCGGCACTGTTCCCACATGGATTTTCACTCAGACTTGCAGCTTACGGGCCCTGGATTTGTCCGAAAATGAGTTCTTTGGAGAATTTCCGGCAGAAATTTCTAACTGTAAAGATTTGGAGGTGTTAACGTTATGGGGCAACAGGTTTACAGGGCTAATTCCTGAAGAGATAGGATCACTGCCTAATATTCAAGAACTTTACTTGGGGAAGAACAACTTTTCAAGAGAGATTCCAGAGTCTCTAGTAGGCCTCAGAAACTTGAAGTTTCTGGATTTAAGCAGCAATCACTTTGGAGGGGATATACAAGGCATCTTTGGACGATTAAAGCAGGTGAGGTTTCTTCTATTGCATAGAAACTCATACACTGGGGGGATAGATACGTCCGGAGTTCTCAAACTGCCCAACATTGCTCGGTTGGACTTGAGCTACAACAATTTCTCTGGTCCATTGCCAGTTGAAATCTCGCAAATGGCAAGCTTAAAGTTCTTGGTTCTTGCCTACAATCAGTTTACTGGAAGTATACCGCCCGAGTACGGAAATATGACGGGACTCCAGGCACTTGATCTTTCCTTCAATTACTTAAACGGTTCTATTCCTCCGAGCTTGGGAAATTTGAGATCACTTCTGTGGTTGATGCTCGCAAACAACTCACTTATAGGTGCAATCCCACCAGAACTAGGAAACTGCAACAGCTTGTTATGGTTGAATCTCGCAAACAACCAACTTTCAGGTCCAATCCCTCCTCAATTGATGAGGATTGGTGCTAATGTTACACCGACGTTTATGCTCAACAGGGCAAATCATATGCCTGCTGGCTCAGGGGAATGCTTGGCTATGATGAGGTGGATACCGGCAGATTATCCTCCGTTTAGCTTTGTATACAAACTCCTTACAAGAAAGAGCTGCAGAAGCCTATGGGAAAAGATTCTCAAAGGTTATGGTCTGTTTTCACTTTGTTTGCCAGGTACGAATATCCGGACAACTCAGATATCAGGTTATGTCCAACTTAGTGGCAACCAGTTGTCTGGTGAGATCCCTGTCGGAATCGGCGACATGCTTAATTTCAGTATGATTCACTTGGGAAACAATCAGTTCACAGGCAAACTTCCCTCGGACATAGAGAAGTTGCCTTTAGTAGTCCTCAACGTTTCTCGCAACATGTTTTCTGGTGAGATCCCAGTGCAGATTGGCGACCTCAAGTGCTTACAAAATCTGGACTTGTCGTACAACAATTTCTCCGGTGCGGTTCCCATGAGCTTGAACAGCTTGGGAGATTTGAGCAAGTTCAACATATCCTACAACCCGTACATATCCGGTGTTATCCCACCAACTGGTCAGTTGGCAACATTTGAGAAATGGTCGTTCTTGGGCGACCCACTTCTACGACTTCCTCCATTCATGAATAACACAACGAACGACATGCAGCCGAAAGAGAATGTAAGGGGCAATAATGCCAGAGGAATGGGCACATTTCTAGTGGTTTTGGTCTTGATTCTTGCCTTCTTAGTCTGTGGACTCATGACCCTCATAGTTTGCCTCCTTGTGAAGAGCCCAATAGACTCTCCGGGATATCTGTTAGAGAGTTCAAAGAATCATCTTGAATTTGCATCAAGCTCAGGATCATCATCACCATGGTTGTCTAACACGATAAAGGTTATCCGTCTGGACAAAACAGCCTTCACACATTCTGACATCTTGAAGGCCACTAGGAGCTTCTCAGATGATAGAATTATCGGCAGGGGAGGATCTGGAACCGTTTATAGAGGACTTTTGCCTGACGGCAGAGAAGTGGCAGTGAAGAAACTGCAGACAGAAGGTATAGAGGGGGAAAGAGAATTCAAAGCTGAAATGGAAGTTTTGAGTCGGAGTGGCTTCGGCTGGCCTCATCCAAACCTTGTCACACTCTATGGGTGGTGCCTAAACGGATCAGAGAAGTTGCTCGTATACGAGTACATGGAAGGAGGGAGCCTGGAGGATCTAATTACTGACCGAATAAGCTTCAACTGGAGGAGACGCTTAGAGGTTGCAATAGACGTAGCACGTGCTTTAGTCTTTCTGCACCACGAATGCTACCCTAGTATAGTACACAGAGACGTCAAGGCCAGTAATGTGCTTCTTGACAAGAATGGCAAGGCCCGGGTGACGGATTTTGGGCTAGCACGAGTGGTGGATGCTGGAGGTAGTCATGTGAGCACGATGGTGGCTGGGACAGTCGGCTATGTTGCACCAGAATACGGGCAGACATGGCAAGCCACGACTAAGGGGGACGTGTATAGCTACGGAGTGTTGGCAATGGAGCTGGCCACAGGGAGACGGGCTGTGGATGGAGGGGAAGAATGTCTAGTCGAATGGGCCAAACGGGTGATGGGAGACGGGAAAGTAGGATTGAAAAGAGCAACAATACCAGTGGCTCTCTTGGTATCTGGCCTAGCAGAAGGGGCAGAGAAGATGAGTGAATTGCTCCGGCTAGGGATATGGTGCACGGCTGAGAGCCCTCATTTTAGGCCAAATATGAAGGAGGTTTTAGCTATGTTGTTCAGGATTTCTTGTGGCGAAAAGGGTTCTACAGTTGGCTCTTTTCTTCCATCAGAATGA